From the Flavobacterium galactosidilyticum genome, one window contains:
- a CDS encoding helix-turn-helix domain-containing protein: MKKYPIYPIQRFNCNSVNSDLYISSFRNHLIKHSFVEEPHRHNSYVLVFFTNGSGTHEIDFNKFTIQSGSIFFIQPGQIHHWELSDDIEGFVIFYSQEMYNLYFRQKTIEDYPFYSSVYNTPEMVFDESKLKAILPYFESLILEAQMNKMLGKDLIMNLLDTIHIHIARKYSETHFGNTHSYNVKIKNFKMLLQQNYKTEKAPFFYATKLSITLKHLNRICNEILQKTTTEVITERVILEAKRMLIDNKFVINEIATELGYDNYSYFTRLFKRHTGMTPTDFRISKM, encoded by the coding sequence ATGAAAAAATATCCTATTTATCCTATTCAGCGCTTTAATTGTAATTCAGTTAACAGTGATTTGTATATTAGTAGTTTTAGGAACCACTTAATTAAGCATAGCTTTGTAGAAGAACCACATAGACATAATTCGTATGTATTGGTTTTTTTTACCAATGGATCAGGTACGCATGAAATTGATTTTAATAAATTTACGATTCAATCGGGAAGCATTTTTTTTATACAGCCCGGGCAAATACATCATTGGGAGTTATCTGATGATATAGAAGGATTTGTAATTTTCTATTCACAGGAAATGTATAATCTCTATTTTCGACAAAAAACTATTGAGGATTATCCCTTTTATTCTTCGGTATACAATACACCCGAAATGGTTTTTGATGAATCTAAGTTGAAGGCAATTTTACCCTATTTTGAAAGTTTGATTCTCGAAGCTCAAATGAATAAGATGCTTGGCAAAGATTTAATTATGAATTTATTAGATACTATTCACATTCATATTGCCAGAAAATATAGCGAAACGCATTTCGGTAACACGCATTCATATAATGTAAAAATTAAAAATTTTAAAATGCTTTTACAGCAAAATTATAAAACAGAAAAAGCACCTTTTTTTTATGCAACAAAACTTTCGATTACGTTAAAACACTTGAATAGAATTTGTAATGAAATCCTGCAAAAAACAACTACTGAGGTAATTACAGAAAGAGTTATTCTCGAGGCCAAAAGGATGCTGATTGATAACAAGTTTGTTATAAATGAAATTGCAACGGAGTTAGGTTATGATAATTATTCGTATTTTACAAGATTATTTAAAAGACATACTGGTATGACTCCAACAGATTTTCGTATTTCTAAAATGTAA
- a CDS encoding pyridoxal phosphate-dependent aminotransferase — MNNPLSDRINNLATSQTLAMAALARELKAQGKDIISLSLGEPDFNTPDFIKEAAKKAIDENYSTYSPVEGYVELKEAICRKFKRDNNLDYKPSQIVVSTGAKQSLYNIAQVMLNDGDEVILPAPYWVSYFEIVKLSGGVPVEVPTSVEADFKITPEQLEAAITPKTKMMWFSSPCNPSGSVYNREELTALAKVLEKHPHVYVVADEIYEHINFSGTFCSIASIPGMLERTITVNGVAKAFAMTGWRIGYIGAPEFIAKACTKIQGQVTSGANSIAQRATITAVDADPSVLNEMVQAFHSRRDLVVGLIKEIPGMKINVPEGAFYVFPDVSAFFGKTLKGTLIKDANDFSMYLLGEANVATVTGEAFGNANCIRFSYATSEDILKEALRRIKEAVA, encoded by the coding sequence ATGAACAATCCACTTTCAGACAGAATTAACAACCTGGCTACTTCACAAACATTAGCAATGGCTGCTTTAGCCAGAGAATTAAAAGCTCAAGGAAAAGACATCATCAGTTTAAGTTTAGGCGAACCCGATTTCAACACACCTGACTTTATCAAAGAAGCTGCTAAAAAAGCGATTGACGAAAATTATAGCACTTATTCTCCAGTAGAAGGATATGTTGAATTGAAAGAAGCAATATGCAGAAAATTCAAAAGAGATAACAATTTAGATTACAAACCATCTCAAATTGTTGTTTCAACTGGAGCAAAACAATCCTTATACAACATTGCGCAAGTAATGCTAAACGATGGTGACGAAGTAATTCTGCCTGCACCTTACTGGGTTTCTTATTTCGAAATCGTAAAATTATCAGGTGGAGTTCCTGTAGAAGTTCCTACATCTGTAGAAGCTGATTTCAAAATCACACCAGAACAATTAGAAGCAGCTATCACACCAAAAACAAAAATGATGTGGTTCAGTTCTCCTTGTAATCCAAGTGGATCTGTTTACAATAGAGAAGAACTAACAGCATTAGCTAAAGTTTTAGAAAAACACCCGCATGTATACGTAGTTGCAGATGAAATCTACGAACACATCAACTTCTCTGGAACTTTTTGTAGCATCGCCTCTATTCCAGGAATGTTAGAAAGAACAATTACTGTAAACGGAGTTGCAAAAGCTTTCGCTATGACAGGATGGAGAATTGGTTACATTGGAGCACCAGAATTTATTGCAAAAGCATGTACAAAAATTCAAGGTCAAGTAACGAGTGGGGCTAACAGTATCGCTCAACGTGCTACAATAACTGCTGTTGACGCTGATCCTTCAGTATTAAACGAAATGGTTCAAGCGTTCCACAGCCGCAGAGATTTAGTAGTAGGATTAATCAAAGAAATCCCAGGAATGAAAATTAACGTTCCAGAAGGTGCTTTCTATGTATTCCCAGATGTTTCTGCGTTCTTCGGGAAAACATTAAAAGGAACTTTAATCAAAGATGCAAATGATTTCTCTATGTACCTTTTAGGCGAAGCTAACGTAGCAACAGTTACTGGTGAAGCATTTGGCAACGCAAACTGTATCCGTTTCTCTTACGCAACTAGCGAAGATATTTTAAAAGAAGCTTTACGCAGAATAAAAGAAGCAGTAGCATAA
- a CDS encoding peptidase U32 family protein, producing the protein MKKKIEILAPAKDLIHGMAAINSGADAVYIGAPQFGARSNATNSIEDVAALVKYAHLFHAQVFVVINTILYDNELETCRQMIWKLYDIKVDALIVQDMAIMEMDLPPIVLHASTQANNRDADKIKFLKDAGMKRVVLARELNLHQIKDISSASDVELEFFVTGALCVSFSGNCYMSVANGERSANRGSCAQNCRLPYNLIDGHGETLIKNSHLLSIKDFDVSDQIPNLIEAGVCSFKIEGRLKDIVYVKNNVSYLRQKLDAFLEGNDSYAKASSGKCTFTFDSALNKSFNRGYTDYFVNGRDQSIGSWESPKSKGQYIGKLIKTIGNAYQIENGELLNNGDGLCYINENNEADGIYVNKVENGLAYPNVLKELKEGTFIYRNNDAAFIKIVEREDSAVRKISTTLLLTENENGFELIATDEDGFVSTVNLVHAKEQTKNNESSAENIKTQLAKTGFTPYVADEINVMFSQNWFLPISKINEMRRTVFEQLSEIRLAGYKVEEHQMVKTSHPYPETKLDFMYNVSNKFARKFYERHGVTEIEKAFELQWDPGKSRVMTTKYCIKYELKKCPIHQKDIMGEKLKEPLVLKQGELEYKLKFNCKPCEMEIWEKDAEFEIEEDHFH; encoded by the coding sequence ATGAAAAAGAAAATAGAAATACTAGCTCCTGCAAAAGATTTAATTCACGGAATGGCGGCCATTAACAGTGGAGCCGATGCAGTGTATATTGGCGCACCACAATTTGGAGCCCGTTCTAATGCGACTAACTCTATCGAAGATGTAGCTGCATTAGTAAAATACGCCCATTTATTCCATGCACAAGTTTTTGTTGTGATCAACACCATTTTATACGATAACGAGCTTGAAACTTGCCGTCAAATGATCTGGAAATTGTATGATATTAAAGTAGACGCACTTATAGTTCAAGATATGGCAATTATGGAGATGGACTTACCGCCAATCGTCCTGCATGCCAGTACACAAGCGAACAATCGAGACGCTGATAAAATTAAATTTTTGAAAGATGCAGGAATGAAACGTGTCGTTTTGGCTCGTGAATTAAACCTTCACCAAATCAAAGATATCAGCTCTGCTTCGGATGTTGAATTGGAGTTTTTTGTAACAGGTGCACTATGTGTTTCTTTTAGTGGAAACTGCTACATGAGTGTTGCTAATGGAGAACGTAGTGCAAACCGTGGTTCTTGTGCTCAAAACTGCCGTTTGCCTTACAACTTAATTGACGGACACGGTGAGACTTTAATCAAAAATAGTCACTTACTTTCTATCAAAGATTTTGATGTTTCTGACCAAATTCCAAATCTAATCGAAGCGGGAGTTTGCTCTTTTAAAATCGAAGGTCGATTGAAAGATATTGTATATGTAAAAAACAATGTTTCGTACCTGAGACAAAAACTGGATGCTTTTCTCGAAGGAAATGACAGCTATGCTAAAGCTTCTTCGGGAAAATGCACCTTTACTTTCGATTCTGCTTTAAACAAAAGTTTCAATCGCGGGTACACTGATTATTTTGTAAACGGAAGAGACCAATCTATAGGTTCTTGGGAAAGTCCAAAATCAAAAGGACAATACATTGGTAAATTGATCAAAACAATTGGTAATGCATACCAAATTGAAAACGGCGAATTACTTAACAATGGAGATGGTCTATGCTACATCAATGAAAACAACGAAGCAGATGGGATTTATGTAAACAAAGTCGAAAATGGCTTAGCCTATCCAAATGTTTTAAAGGAATTAAAAGAAGGTACTTTTATTTATCGCAACAACGACGCTGCCTTTATCAAAATTGTGGAGCGCGAAGACAGTGCTGTTCGAAAAATAAGCACTACTTTATTGCTTACTGAAAATGAAAATGGTTTCGAATTAATCGCTACTGATGAAGATGGTTTCGTGAGCACTGTAAATTTAGTTCATGCCAAAGAGCAAACTAAAAATAACGAATCTAGTGCCGAAAATATAAAAACACAACTAGCTAAAACAGGATTTACTCCTTATGTAGCTGACGAAATAAATGTGATGTTTTCACAAAACTGGTTCCTTCCTATTTCAAAAATCAATGAAATGAGACGAACTGTTTTCGAACAATTATCAGAAATTCGTCTGGCTGGTTACAAAGTTGAGGAACACCAAATGGTTAAAACTTCTCATCCATATCCAGAAACTAAGTTAGATTTCATGTACAATGTATCTAACAAATTTGCACGCAAATTTTACGAACGTCATGGCGTTACCGAAATTGAAAAAGCATTTGAATTACAATGGGATCCAGGAAAATCACGTGTAATGACTACTAAATATTGCATCAAATACGAATTAAAAAAATGTCCAATACATCAAAAAGATATTATGGGCGAGAAGTTAAAAGAACCTTTAGTACTAAAACAAGGCGAACTGGAATACAAATTGAAATTCAATTGTAAACCTTGCGAAATGGAAATTTGGGAAAAAGATGCTGAATTCGAAATTGAAGAAGATCACTTCCATTAA